The Anas acuta chromosome 2, bAnaAcu1.1, whole genome shotgun sequence genomic interval AGACAAACAATACATGACTCTCgttggaaatggaaaacagatgtATAACAGAGAAGGGAATCTATTCGGCCTCGGGCTGCCAAAACTCAAAGACCTAAAATTAGACCGATGAactttattttagtttctgaaTGTACATGCACATACAGTGGGAGTGTGCTCTGTGCTCCGTGTGCATCGTTCCAAACCTGCAAAGTCTGTGCACTTCATTCCTGCCAGCAGACGGTACTGCGACGAGCCGGCAGCTTGCTAGCACTGCAAACCATGGCAGCACGGTGCCTTCTTCAATGTCTACACCGAGACGGGCCTCTCAGAAGGCACAGCtaggatttatttgttttacagattGGTGTTTCAACAGGAAGTGAACTTTTGAGCCTATAAAGAATGTACAAAATATGTATCTACATGTCTTTTGAGATTATTAGCCTTGATGGTGAAACTTAACTCAGCATGTAAAGAGCTTACAGCAAGTGTTTCCTCATCCTGTTTTTGTTTGACAAGTGAGAAACACTTCCAGCCTTGGGACTTAAAAGCTCCATTTTCCTGAAGGAACAGGTTATTGACTGGAGCTTGTGATTGCTGGCTGATATGGTCCATGCTCAGCTAGAAAACACGCCTGCCTGACACACAGCGTCTTACCAGGCACCTGGGAGGACACATGGCTTtccagaaataatgaaatactttgaaaatcaGTAACTGACAGCTCTGAGTTTATTACAGGGCACCTAAAACCATGGGGTGGTGGAAATCTGTTGAAAGCAGTGGCTGAAGTGGAAATTGGGCACAGTGCTGCcataaagaggaagaaaaatgaaaacagggaaggagaaaaagggaaaaatattatgTCTCACTTGAAATGCATCTGACTTTTTCCATGTTTCTCATCAAAATGAACACCAATGAAATCACAGCTAATCATTTCGTAACATCTGACTGACTGAGcctgtttttctgctgcacaGCATGCTCAGATCTGTAAACTCTTCAGTCCACTCCTCGGTATTAAAAATTTGGGTGGTTGCAATCTGTTCCATTTAGGACAAATTAGGTGTAGCCCTAGGATTCCTGGAGAGCTGCCAATTCAGTTCTCAGCTGGCCAAAGCTTAGACACCCtaatttcatgcattttcctTATGTTTAATGCTTTCCACTTGGATTTGGGCTTTATCTGAAAGCTGGTCATTTTTTATCAGAACGAGCACTCTATTTATAGCCAGTTGTAATGCAAataaggaaaaatcaaaccaagacagaaagaagtcTGTGCTTTCCATCTCAACTTTGTCATAAAAGTCAGGAGCAAATGTTTTGGCAAGAAACACTGTGTGTGTAGTTATGTGATTCTTTCATTCAGTGTTCAGTTTTCCTCCTGGCAAGGAAATAAAGCTGTGTGCATGaagaaggcagagagaaaaaaaacagttcagcagCACCCTCAGTGAAGAATTATTTCATTGGCATCTACAAAACTCTGGATCCGCTGGATAATTTCTAGatgctgttttcagaagtgtCAGCAAGAGTGGTAGcatctgcagaaaataaacactattgtttttatttacgTACGTGTAATCTGGTAAGGATCCATCCACCCATCtccattcattttccttctctgaatcTGTAAGTCCaatccagaagctgcctttCCCTGCAATCTGCCTTTTTATCCATTGCTGTGGAAGGAAGATCTTAGTCCATAACATGCAAACACAACAGTCTTTGGAGCTAATAAGATACTCTGGCTTCATGAGCATCTTTGCTGTCAGAGAAGGAATGGCCAGAGGAATTTTTATAAGCTGAAGATAGGTTTTAGGAGTTTGCCTTGTGACCCCCTGCCTAGAATCCATACTGCTACCTGCAGGTGCAGTAGAGAGGGCTAGTCATCAAAATTAGATTGACATAAAGTCACAGCCAACTTCTTATGGTTataaattgaaaaaacaaaccaaacaaaaataccaaaaaacCCAGACAGTAAGCAATTGTATCTTGACATTTCCACTGCCACATAGCCACTGAATAATTATGTTGAACAGTACTAAAAGTACAGCTAGATTTATATAGTTATGTTAAAAACACTTGTGTCACAGAAGTCTTAGGCTGCatatatttaaaggaaatttaaaaataaattattttcaacacTGCAGACATTGCCCCCCAATTTTGGATAATATGCAAGCCAAACTGGACTGCATCTCCAAAGGTTCAAAACTCCAATTCTCGCCAGCCTTTCTATGTGCTCTGTGCCCACAACCATCAGGGTGAGTTGCTCTGCtcatgctgtcctgcacatggAATAACTGCTGAGCAGGCAGAAGGTGGACAAAAAGCTAACTGGAGTCAACCACCGCGTCTCCTTCACTATATGAATTCATGACGCTTTCAGCTTCCCACTTGCCCTGTGGCTTCCACCTGTTAAATCTCAGACTCTCCTcgagaaacaaaaacaaaacctagtTACCTGTTCTTCTTTGTTGTTTATAATAACCAAGTGTGATGCCCTCTCTTCACAGAATAACTTTGCCTCTTCGaagatttctctttcatttgaaatgtaGTAGCACTTTTCTGTATAGTTCTTCCAATGAGGAGAACAACCTATGATGTGAATTTTTCTGCGTTAAACCAGTTACTGAAATCAATGAGCCAGTGGTAATTTTCTGCATTTGGCTGATAATAAATGGAGGATCCTACACCCTTCTACAATGTGCTGCCATATAAAATACTTAGATATCATTTGAGAATTTATTTACCAAGGTCCTGACACTGTGAAATCAAGGTTAAACTGTGTGGCCAAGGCAATTATTTATTACTCATacaactgatttttctttagctGTAAATATTAACTTAAATCAGATTCAGGTCACGCCTATGAAGATCAACAAGCATAGCTTCATTTGACAGGGCTCCTTATGATGAATCTCAAAGATTAAGTCTAATGTAGCAGAGGTTATTTGAACCACTAACTCTGGTGTCCACCCTCTGCTAGATATATCTGGATCTCAGTAGAATATGCATGCAGTGTTTCGATAGCTTACCATTAGCCTCAGGCACTGACGTAGGTTCACTCTGTAGTGCCATTGGCATCCCGGGACCTGGTGGCCCTGGTGGGCCAGGTGGGCCTTTTGGACCAGGCAGCCCAGGGACTCCAGGTAGCCCAGGTAGTCCTCGAGGTCCTGGTACTCCTGGCTCTCCCACAGTTCCTTGGAGGCCTTGAAATCCTGGTGGGCCTTGTGGCCCAGGTGGACCATCTTTGCCTTGTGGTCCTGGTGGTCCTGGGTCTCCGCTTGGTCCAGGCAGACCCGTCTTGCCAGGAGAACCTCTCTGACCTTTGGAGCCCGGTGATCCTCTTGaacctttccctcctttttctcctggtGGCCCAATTGGCCCGGGTGGACCCTTTTCACCTGCAGGTCCTGGTGGTCCAggctctcctttttctcctttttgtccttttagGCCAGCAGGGCCAAGAGGACCTTGTGGGCCTCTGTCACCTTTAGGTCCCCTTGGACCAGGAGGGCCTGAAATAATGTAAGCAGTCAAAGTGGGGATACaaacagacaacaaaacaaaaacaccattcAGGGGCCTTGTTTGATATAATACCTCAGACCAGCAACACTGGACATGCAGCACTGTGAAAACTATGCTAACATCTACTTTGAACAGTAGTTGTAAAAATACATCTGCTTCTCAGGCATTACATGCAATTTCTCTTTCCTAAGCCTACATGAAATACAAGATTCAGAGGAAAATCATCTGATGCACCTTGTCCTGTGAACTGGACAGTGCCATGATGCCCCAGGTGACCAGCTGAGGTACCAATCCCTACAACACATGCTCTGTGCTGGTTATTCATGCAGTACTGCGTGTTGATGCTCCCATTCTCCCATTCCTCTACGCTCCTTTTTCCTCGTTCTTCTCTTAGACTACAGGACTACAACATCACTCCTGTAACGCCTTCTTTCTTACTCTGTCAATAATGGGTTgtcaaaaagagacaaaaaaggTGGAAAGTGTGCAATAGGACAACTATGGGAAAAGCCAGTACAATTCATTAGTTGTTAGGTTATAACAGGAAACAGAACAATACACATGGTAGGAAATAGTAATATTGTGgcagtttttcatttataaacaaTAATGCTGGATTCTATTCATGGATGAGTAAATActttgcatatatatacatattttcaacattatttaaaaagattCAAAATTCTTCAACTAGAGTCATTTAGACCTGgtttaaatgaaaaagcttAAGGTTACTGACTTGCAATCTTGGCTCTAATTCAGGCGTAGTCTATTTGGAACAACAAATTTTTGTTTATGATTAGAATTTTAAGCCTGGCTGGTTCCCATCAGGTTGGCAATATGAGCAATCTTTTCATTTAGCTGGGAGAAACCTCCTAAACTTGatgctgtttctttctgaagaaaataaagtatcCCAGGATTAAAAACTAAGCAAAGTAGGATGTTTTCTGGCAGACTAACAACTGGCTTAAAGTAAAATAGCAACTTGTTTTTCAGTAAGGGTGGACCTTTCTGGGAATAGtccaatatatatttttaagccaTTTCCTCCTTAGCAGGGATTGGTTTTTTGAGGTTCCACACCTTCACTAGCTTATTTTAGAAACTAAATGAAAAGCAGATCCATGTAGtcagtcagaaaaaaatttTGCTAAGTCAGAACCTTCTTTCATAACATCCCCATTCTAGGCATGTAAAGAAGTCATAGGAAAATTAGTAAGGAAAATTCAGGCTACATATACATTTCCAAAATTTAGTATTAGACAATGGAAAACCCCAGGACTGTGTACCAACATGCACTAACTTCCACAGAACTACCATATTGCAAATAGGAATTCATCAAAGACTGTTATGGGCATCACTAGAGAACCTGCATACCTTGTAGGATAGTGAAGTTCTTGATGAGCTGGCCGTGTTTGGAATCTACCAGCTTCATTTCTTCCATGATTACTGACAAATTGGCAACTTCAACATCTAACCTTGACCTCATCAAATCCTGTTGCATCTTCAGAGATGCAGAGTCTAAACGAATATTGGCTAGTGTGCTGTTCATAAAAATCAGCTCATCTGAATGTTTACTTAAGGTGTCTGTACAAGTTGTCCTGACCTCATTGAGATTGCTAGTCAGTGTCCGTAGATGGTGAGCAGTGTAGCTGATGTTACTAATGATGTTAACTATGTCAGTCTCAAAGACCTGGAGCCTCTCTTCTAGCTGGTTGAATTTGGCAGCAGTTCTGTTTTCATATTCTTTATGCTGTTCCTGGAGATCCTTCAGATTTTGTTCGTTGGCTTGGGCAATTGTGGTGATGTTCTCCATTTGTCCACTGAAAGAGCTGAGCTGATTGTTCATGTCTTCAAGTGTATCATTGTTAGCTTTTGCCAATGCTGAGTTGTTGGCAGCCAAAGTCtgtaaattttgtattttttccttaagcCAGTCATTGTCCTTCCTGGCCTGAAGGACAACCTGCTGTAGATTTTGAAAGTCATTCTTTATTCTTAGAATAGCCAAACTTGTATCTTCCATTGACTTCTGAAGGACACTGATAAGATTTCTTTGCTGTATTTGTGTCAGGTTTAAGTTGTTGAGGTTCATGATGACCACATTATGAGAATGCACTTGGTTTTGCAAATTTGTTTGGATATCGCTTGTGTCTTGTTGAAGATTGTTGATATAGCCAGTATATGCCTGAAGAGTCTTATTGACACTGATGATCATGAAAGAGTTACTATCTAAGGCACTTCTCATTTGGCTCTGTCTATCATCTAGAACATTTCCAGACTCTTGCAGCTTCTCCAGTGTATCTTTGTTTCTGGTAGTTTTCTCTGCAATGTCATGCAGCTGCTGACGAAGAGCCAGAATGTCAGATCTGAAGCTAGACAGTTCAGTGTTAGTATTCATGGCTTTTTGTCCAGCTTGGTCATCTGttgtacagggaaaaaaaaaaaaaaaaagctttaggaTGATTTTTTTACAACACAGTATTAAGaattacaatatattttaagtaCAGTAGGGATATCCATTCTGTCAATAGAACTTCTACAatacattttccagaaaagaaaaaacactaaacAAAGTTTTGTCATTAGACAGACTAGAAGTCAAATAGACGAAGACCTTGTGTCTTGCTGAGGAGAGCAAAATGGCAATTTGATTGTCATATATGGGAAAACCTACTGTTAGAAACTATGACGAATATATACAGTCAAACAGTGCTTGcattttgaatgaaaactgAATGGTAAACAGAATTCAAAATACTAAAGAGGGATCAGAAGGTTTATATTTTGAAGTTACAGATGGCTTTTGCTGAAACCTCAGAAGTAAATTCAAGcacttcatattttcttcctcctttttctgccaGGTGAAGTATCTTCATAGTGattttgtacatatatatatatatttttttttaatatattttttttaattttgggtttagttttaaaatagttctaatacctattttaaaacagtctggctagaaacaaaagctttgcCAGCAGGGTACTCCAGACATGACAGGATATGatagatttcctttttttttttttttttttttttttctctcaaacaTACCACTATTGCTtctaataacatttcttttgctgttatTGTTTCCTCATGTTCTGTGTTTCAGGAAGGCAAAACTCTAATCACTGAGGAACATCTCAGCTCTTGCTTGCAGTGCTCTACAGTATTCTTCTGGGAGCTTGTCTGAGTGTGATTAAGCTTTTGAGGTTGCACAGCTCATCATCCAGGACACAGAAACCAAAGAAATAAGCAGTCAACACTCACTTTGAGGGAAGATTCCCTTTCTTGACCTCAATCACTTCCCTCTGCTACACACAGACCATATATTTTTGTCCCATCTAAGTATAGCTATATTTATGAATTACAGTCTGAAGTTTGTCATTTCCGATGTCTCCAAGAGAGGGTAGGATGGTTTTCATAAACTATGAATATGGCTCTGTATGGagctttcttctgtgtttgtgaGAGTCCTGATGGCTAACAGCAAATGGTGACTTGTGAGAGAGACTTCAGTCTGAAGTGTTTATGGAGCCTTTCATGGATGGACATGTTCCCAAGCACAGTTCCTCTCCCTGCCGTTTGTCTTGCTCCAGGATCTTCTCAGCTCTGACTCTATGTTTACCTCTCAGCTGCAGCTCAAATTATATTGTGTTCCTCACACAGATCTGACAACTGCCAGGTCCACATACAGCTAATCCCTGAAGGCCTGTGTCTCATTTACCACATGCTGGTATCCCTTTAACCCTACTACAGTTCTCTTACCTTTATGCCACCCACAAAACTGCCCtgtaactttttaaatttcctcAATAGCAAGTCCACTTATTTGGGAACTGACTGTCCTGAACATCTCACTGACCATCCATCTAGCAGTGTGTAAAAATGTCTGGGATGAACTGAATCAAAGGTGCTCCAAGTTGAGATTAATTTAatcaagaaaaaacacaaaaggttTCATGTGCTTTAAGGTATAACGTTTACTTCTAGGTATCAGCAAAACTACATGCCACTGAATTATCCCATGTCTTTGAAGTAAATGCAGTGTGAATACAGCACTTCAGAAtacaggcttttttttaattttattttttgagaaaaaaagctgtaaaaaatatAATCAAGCTGCAAGTTAGTCAATTTTAGAAGAGCTACATATCTCAATATATGGTTTATGAAGCTgaacaaaatttatttccataagCACACAACTGTGTGCATatcaatatttatataaaaactaattttataaACTCTATGTACCTATAAGTTGTTAATAAacagttctgctgcttttccagacaAGTAAGAAAGgtagaaatgtaaatatattgaGTAGAATCCTTACTCATGatctttttccatcttcctgAAATTTGAGAACTATAATAACACTTGAGAGACATGAACTCATAACAACTTTGTGTTTTGAATTCCCTGAGATGTTTAAGACACACTTTATGGAAGTTATCAACTTGCCTCAGACATAAGATTTTTGAATAGCTGACTATTTGTGCACCCCTTACAATGGCCATGAGTTTTGAATCTTAAGGGCTAAAACAGCATCAAGATAATTAGGTAACATACTTATTTTATGCAGAATGTCTTGTTTCGTGGAACAGCTTCTGctagattttgcttttctaactCAGAGAAGACTCTCTCCTGAGGACAACTTTTAAGTGTGTGTTTAAGTATAGATGATTTCAGAGTGATTTCAGTGGGAactgtaaatattaaaatattcttaaaatgaTGTCCTGGATAGAGGTGGTCTTAATTTTATTAAGTGTTTTCCTAAGTACTTGAGAAATTGGAATAGAAGTGCTGTATCTTGTCATAGCCAGagtttttttctgacaaatttCTGGCCACAATCTTCCAGCAGACCACCTCAAAGACAGAATACAAAGGGGCTTTGATAGCATGTAGATTACCTAATTTCTTCAGACCACTCTCCACTTCTGTGAGCTTTTCTGTATATCTTCTGTGGGATGTTTCCAGGCCACCTGTCACATTGTCCATTTTTTCTACAACTAGGGAAAAGAGAACAGTATGTTAAGGAAAGAAGTACAATTATGAAAAAAGTCTAGTAAACTATAAAGCAAACCAGAAGAACACCACTAACATCAAACACAATAAAAGCCTCAAAATTGATTTGCTTGCTGCTACACTTCTGCTGTTCTGTGAAATGCTGAAAGATGAACTCCTGTCTGCTGCTGGAACCCAGCAGTCCTCCAGTTCTTCACTCTGACGACAGTCACCACACATTTGTTTGCTCAGGAGCAATCTTCCTTATGAATGAGAAAATCCCTCATCATGAGTTTTCCTCATGAACCAAGTCTTTTTACGGTATTTCCATGTTTACAAGCACAGTGTTGTGTGGTAAACATAGACTGGTTGCTAAAGGCTTAGACATGCGAGAagacttctgtttattttgctaTGAGCCATCTCTCTAtgaagagactttttttttttttttttttcctgagcctTTTAATCATTAAGAATTGCCTCCTGGCTAGCAAACTCTGGTCTGAGATAGCAGTTGGAAGACATAATTATTAAATACTGCTGGGACAAACTTTTAAACATCTTGATAATGGTACGGATCACTCAAAATGGTCTTGAAACCATTCTGACTCATTAAGATTGAAATGGTGGCCAGTCAGCAAGTGCAGATTTATGGCTTCCGCCGATGAGctctttattttgtaatgtCTGAGTCATTTTCTTGTCACTGAGACAATCTGATGATTTGATGGAATTGATatagaaatgggaaaagaacaacaaataaagagcaaatacaacaaataaaaatggagtGGCTTCTAGTGATGAAAAGTATGTAGTGAAGTGTTTGCAAGGCTAGGAGCTCCCTTCAGCTTCCACACCAAACCTATGCTAACATGCTTTTGCATTCAAACCACAACCAGGGGCAGAAACTTCTTCTCATCCCCTGATTATCTGGTGCTTTGGTTACACTGGGAGCAGAACGAATCTGTACCAACCCTGGGAGAGGCTGCATGCAGTATTGTGCCAGCCCTCCCTTCAGACAGAAGAAGGAAGGTGTCtcccacatttttatttagcaaAACCAATTCTGTAGGCCTGTGTGGGGTGGAGGATTCCACTAACTCTTTCTGTTTGTGAGGTAATCTGCAGCCATGAAATAGGATCATTTCAATAGGCTCCTTCTTCATTAACTTTTGCCCTTGTTTTTCTGACTATGGGTACCACAGATACACAGCAGGCTTCTTATGTTTCCCCAAACCAATAGGACAAACAGACCAAGATTATCTCTGGTGTAACTCTACTGAGGTAATTGGAGTTGTGATTGAGAAAAAGTCTCAAGATTTTCAGAGTGACCAAACATCCTACAGTGAATtaccttccttctcctttctgtaCTGCTAACAACACCCAGTAAAAGAGCAGCTCTATGTGTGCACTAACATACAGTCAAGGTGAAGATTTCAGTCTTTGAGATGATGGCAGCTGTCCTGCTAATCACCAAGCCAGAGCTGGTCCTCTCTTTGTCCTTCCTGACTGTCTTACAGGCTGGAGCTCAGATAGCTGAGGTCCTCCTCCTACTCCACTGGTGCACATACCATATACAGTGGTCGTGTGGACCATACTTAGTGTTTCTTTCTGGACAGCTCTAGGCAACTCCTTGTTAAGTCTGTgatgttctgctttgtttataGATAGTCACTGTGAAGGACGTGGCTCACTCTGGGCACTTACAAAGAACCCAGTGAAAGCATCTGGATTTAGAAAGAAGTGCCACGCCAAATGTTTTTGCTGAATCTTTGCCTTGACTACCGATGTCAGACTGCCTATGTTAATTAAATTCAGTGTAATACTCACCTGTTTGCTCCAGTTATGCAGTACACTTAGAGATGGCAAATGAATATATGTAACAGCAATGACAGGAAAATGTAGTTACTTCCTTTTGCAGTTCAAGTGAGTGACAGCCTGTATTTCAGATCTAAAGTTTGTAAACCAGAGGCTTTATGCCGTCCTATAACAACAAGAATGTTGTCATGGCTGAATGAAATCTAACACTGGAAACTTACATTAAAGTATTCCCCTGAAGAGCCCAAAGTAAATGAGAGTAGTAGAAATCCTATCAATATGTAGTAGCCTGCACTGGCAGGTGGTGAGAGTGGATGGAATTGCAGATACAACAGCATATGGTATTTGcattgccaaaagaaaaaaaaagaaaaaaagcccacaCTAAAAAGACTGAAGGTGTTCTGTAGCATGAATGTTCTTTGTGTAAAGCAGCCCCAAATTTTGTTGAAGCAGCAATTCAATCAGACGCCTTACTGGTATTGTTGACAACTGGCTGTAGCATGTGTGGAAGACTGCGCCTGGACTTTGTCTAAGATCACAAAGGATCACTGTTAAAGGGTTTTTCAGTCCCCAGCACCTTGCAGAAGGTAGGGGCTTTTAATTCTGCTGTGTATCTGGCgaccaggcagcaggaggggctgaCATGATGCTTAGCAGGAAGATGTTAGTTTAGAGAGGCTAAAAAGAGAAGGCTGCTCACAAGGTGGTGATTTTTGTCTACATGACGTGAGGCTGCTGATGTCTTACCCAGATTAACTGATATTGAGTACAGAATTAGCTTTTATCAGGCAaaccatttcatttattttaattgtttcccCTCAGAGGGCAAGTCTGTATGTATTTGCTTTGCACAGGGGCAGGATCTTAGCTTCCACTGTCAGGCAAATTGTGGTCCTGGGGGTCTTGACCTGTCTCCTGCCCAAACTCTCTTCCCAGGCATAAGCTGTGGCTTATTTACCTTCTTGCAGCCCTTCCTGCTACTGCCCTGTGGGGAGAATGAGTATAGGCCCATGGTCAAATCTGCTTTTGGTGTTCTTGCATTCAAAAGCAGTAGCATGGACGGGCATCCTATTATTGGGAATGCCTTTCCTGCCTGGCATTACCTCCAGCCACCAAGCTGACCAGCGACTGAAAGCTACCAGACATTCCAACTGAGAGCATGGTAGCTTCCCTTAATGGAGTGAGTCACAGAAAAACCGTTCACCTTAACCTGACACTGCCTGATGCCAGAAAAATTATAGctttgtattttcacatttaatttaagaaagtatgttaaaaaattacagattcctttattcatgttttaaaacaataatttaatatttcttccAAAGCAAACGAATAGtaaactcatttttttattccttcatgACCTGGGTATTTAATTCATGTTTTGGTTTCAGGTTTCTCCAACCTACTATGTAATTTTTACCACCAATTTGGAGGTTTGTTCTATGTTGACTTTGCCTCCCATAGAGTTATTTTTTGTCTGCCATATTTAATCCACTGATTAGtagttttaacattttaaatcacaaaGGATATCTAAATACTATGTAGgaaatgaaagttttaaaagtaGTTTGGGGCTTTATAAACATAAGTGTGGGAGGCAAATTTAATGGAAACTTAGCTAAGAGACTGCAAGAATCCCTGATGCCAGCAGAATTCCTTCTCTCAGTGTAATACTGCAATAAAAAAGACAAGCCAAACTCTGATGCAGAGGGGAGAGTTCAAGAgctttataaaattttattttgaattttgttcttcctttaaGGCCTAATTCCTTTCCaacta includes:
- the COLEC12 gene encoding collectin-12 isoform X1 gives rise to the protein MKGKDDFAEEEEVQSFGYKRFGIQEGTQCTKCKNNWALKFSIILLYILCALLTITVAILGYKVVEKMDNVTGGLETSHRRYTEKLTEVESGLKKLDDQAGQKAMNTNTELSSFRSDILALRQQLHDIAEKTTRNKDTLEKLQESGNVLDDRQSQMRSALDSNSFMIISVNKTLQAYTGYINNLQQDTSDIQTNLQNQVHSHNVVIMNLNNLNLTQIQQRNLISVLQKSMEDTSLAILRIKNDFQNLQQVVLQARKDNDWLKEKIQNLQTLAANNSALAKANNDTLEDMNNQLSSFSGQMENITTIAQANEQNLKDLQEQHKEYENRTAAKFNQLEERLQVFETDIVNIISNISYTAHHLRTLTSNLNEVRTTCTDTLSKHSDELIFMNSTLANIRLDSASLKMQQDLMRSRLDVEVANLSVIMEEMKLVDSKHGQLIKNFTILQGPPGPRGPKGDRGPQGPLGPAGLKGQKGEKGEPGPPGPAGEKGPPGPIGPPGEKGGKGSRGSPGSKGQRGSPGKTGLPGPSGDPGPPGPQGKDGPPGPQGPPGFQGLQGTVGEPGVPGPRGLPGLPGVPGLPGPKGPPGPPGPPGPGMPMALQSEPTSVPEANGCSPHWKNYTEKCYYISNEREIFEEAKLFCEERASHLVIINNKEEQQWIKRQIAGKGSFWIGLTDSEKENEWRWVDGSLPDYTNWKNGQPDNWSHGHGPGEDCAGLIYAGLWNDFYCEDVNNFICEKDMDKGQIVGV
- the COLEC12 gene encoding collectin-12 isoform X2, producing the protein MKDDFAEEEEVQSFGYKRFGIQEGTQCTKCKNNWALKFSIILLYILCALLTITVAILGYKVVEKMDNVTGGLETSHRRYTEKLTEVESGLKKLDDQAGQKAMNTNTELSSFRSDILALRQQLHDIAEKTTRNKDTLEKLQESGNVLDDRQSQMRSALDSNSFMIISVNKTLQAYTGYINNLQQDTSDIQTNLQNQVHSHNVVIMNLNNLNLTQIQQRNLISVLQKSMEDTSLAILRIKNDFQNLQQVVLQARKDNDWLKEKIQNLQTLAANNSALAKANNDTLEDMNNQLSSFSGQMENITTIAQANEQNLKDLQEQHKEYENRTAAKFNQLEERLQVFETDIVNIISNISYTAHHLRTLTSNLNEVRTTCTDTLSKHSDELIFMNSTLANIRLDSASLKMQQDLMRSRLDVEVANLSVIMEEMKLVDSKHGQLIKNFTILQGPPGPRGPKGDRGPQGPLGPAGLKGQKGEKGEPGPPGPAGEKGPPGPIGPPGEKGGKGSRGSPGSKGQRGSPGKTGLPGPSGDPGPPGPQGKDGPPGPQGPPGFQGLQGTVGEPGVPGPRGLPGLPGVPGLPGPKGPPGPPGPPGPGMPMALQSEPTSVPEANGCSPHWKNYTEKCYYISNEREIFEEAKLFCEERASHLVIINNKEEQQWIKRQIAGKGSFWIGLTDSEKENEWRWVDGSLPDYTNWKNGQPDNWSHGHGPGEDCAGLIYAGLWNDFYCEDVNNFICEKDMDKGQIVGV